GCGGGCGTCGAAGGCGGTGGGCAGATCGGCGATCCCCGTCCGCACCTCGAAACCGTGCTCGCGCAGGACCTCGACGACCTTGGCCGCGCTGCGGTGCTCCTCGAAGGCGAGTTCCGGTTCGGCGTGGATCGAATGCGACAACGCGATGAGGTCCCCGGAAGCAGCCTCGATCGCCCTGTCGGATTCGGTCGTCACGTGGTCCAGTCTGTCATGCCCGCCCGGGCCGATCGATCCATCCGCGCACCCTGTTCCGGCGGGGCACGAACACCCGGTTGCGGTTAGGGTCCGATGCCATGGGTGTACCGGACCAGACCTTCGATCCCGCCGCCGCAGCCGAGGCGGCCGCCGCGGCCCTCGCCGAACGCACCGGGGTGCCCGAGCACTCCGTCGCCGTCGTCCTCGGTTCCGGATGGCGCGCGGCCGTCGACAGCTTCGGGGCGCCGGTGGCCACCGTGCCGATGAGCGAGCTGCCCGGTTTCCTGCCGCCGACCGCCGCCGGGCATCCGGGCGAGGTGCACTCGGTGCGGGTCGGCGACAAGTCGGTCCTCGTCCTGGCGGGCCGCATCCACGCCTACGAGGGGCACGACCTCTCCCGCGTCGTGCATCCGGTGCGCACGGCCGTCGCGGCCGGGGCCCGCACGGTGATCCTCACCAACGCCGCGGGCGGCATCGATCCCGAGTTCGCGGTGGGTGAGCCGGTGCTCATCTCCGACCATCTCAACCTCACCGGCCGGTCGCCGCTGGTGGGCGCCCAGTTCGTCGACCTCGTCGACGCCTACTCCGCGGATCTGCGGGCACTGGCCCGCGAGTTCGACCCGAGCCTGCGCGAGGGCGTCTACGCGGGGCTGCCCGGTCCGCACTACGAGACGCCGGCGGAGATCCGCATGCTGCGCACCCTCGGCGCCGATCTGGTGGGCATGTCCACCGTGCACGAGACCATCGCCGCGCGCGCCGCCGGTGCCCGGGTGCTGGCGGTCTCGCTGGTCACCAACGCCGCGGCGGGCATCACCGGGGAACACCTCGATCACGCCGAGGTCCTCGCGGCGGGTCGTGCCGCCGCGACCCGCATGGGTGATCTGCTGCGTGAACTGGCGGCCCGGCTGTGACGCTGCGGTTCGGGACGGCGGGACTGCGCGGCCCGGTCGGTGAGGGCCCGGACTGCATGAACGTGCCGGTGGTCGTGCGCACCACGGCGGGCCTCGCGTCGTGGCTGATCATGCAGGGCCATGCCGGGGGCACCGTCGTCGTGGGCCGGGACGCACGCACGGGCTCGGCCGAGTTCCACACCGCCGCCGCGGAGGTCCTCGCCGCCGCGGGATTCGACGTCGTCGCGCTCGGGCGCCCGCTGCCGACGCCGGTGACCGCCTTCGCCGTCCGCGCGCTCGGGGCGGTGGCCGGGGTGCAGATCACGGCCTCGCACAATCCCGCCGCCGACAACGGTTACAAGGTGTACCTCTCGGACGGTGCGCAGCTGCTCTCCCCCGCCGACCGCGAGATCGAGGCGGCGATCGATGCGGCACCCGCCGCGGAGGACGTCCCGCGCACGCCGGTCGCGTCGCGGGGCGACGAGCTGGTGGAGCGCTATCTCGCGCGGGTGGCCGGGCTCCCCCGGTCCCCGCACCGGACGCTGCGCATCGCGCTGACGGCGCTGCACGGGGTGGGCGGTGAGACGGCCGTCGCGGCGCTGCGGGCGGCGGGCTTCGGCGACGTGCACGTCGTGGAGTCGCAGTTCCACCCGGATCCGGCCTTCCCGACGGTCGCCTTCCCGAATCCCGAGGAGCCCGGTGCCACCGACGCGGTGCTGGCCCTCGCGGCCGAGGTGGAGGCGGATCTCGCGCTCGCGCTGGATCCCGACGCCGATCGCTGCGCGGTGGGCGTGCCCACCGCGCAGGGATGGCGGATGCTGCGCGGCGACGACACCGGGGTGCTGCTCGGCGACCGGATCCTCGCCGCGTCACCGCCGGGCTCGCTGGTCGCCACGACGATCGTGTCGTCGACATTGCTGAGCCGGCTGGCCGCCGCGCGCGGGGCACGGTTCGCGCAGACCCTGACGGGTTTCAAATGGCTCGCCCGCGCCGGTGAGGGCCTGGTCTACGCGTACGAGGAGGCGATCGGGCACTGTGTCGATCCCGATGCGGTCCGTGACAAGGACGGCATCGCGACGGCCGTGGTGGCGGCCGACTACGCCGCCGAGCTGAAGGCGGCGGGACGCACTCTCACCGATGCCCTCGTCGACCTGCACCGCGAGTTCGGGGTGCACGTCGGCGGGCAGGTCTCGCTGCGGGTGGACGACCCGGCGCGGATCGACGCCGTCATGGATCGGTTGCGGACCGCGCCGCCCGACCGGCTGGCGGATGAAGCGGTGACGTTCACCGACCTGGCGGCGACGGACGGCCCTCTGCGCACCGACGCCCTGGTGTTCGAAGGGGCGACGCTGCGGGTGGTGGTCCGCCCGTCGGGGACGGAGCCGAAGCTCAAGTTCTATCTGGAGGTCGTGGACGAGCGGGACCGCCCGGCCGCGGAAGCAACCCTGGAGGTGCTGCGCGGCTGGGCGGCCTCGCTCGGCTGATCCGTCCTGTGCGGATCCCGCCCTGTGGGGGTCACATGGTGTGCGGCGGACCGTAGGTCACGACGGTGTCGCCGTTCGAGGTGATCGCCTTCAGGTACGGGCGCACGTTCACGGGGCCGACGACACCGGAGATCGAGGCGTGCACGCCCGCGATGTGGATCGTCGTCTCGGGACCGTCGAAGGCGACGCCCTCGAGGATGGGGACGTCGGTGATCCCGCCGGGTTCGAGCAGGATCTCGGCCTCCTGCGAGGGGATGATGTCGCCGCCGAGGATGCCGAGTGACTCCGCACCCACGTTGAGGGACACTTCGGGAGCGATCCCGACGTCGCCTCCGACCGCGACCTCGGTGTCCTCGGGTTCTCCGCCGATCGGCCCGATCGCCTCTGCGTTCAGCCCGAGCGAGAACCCCTCGGCGAGCCCCAGATCGACCCCGCCACCGCTCTCGACGCCCCATTCGAGGCCGGGGGTGTAGAGGGTGATGCCGCCACCGGGCAGGGCCACCGGATAACCGACCTGGAAGCCGGCGACCACCGAGGTGCCGGTGAAGGCCGCAGCCTCCGGTCCGGTGATCCGGATGGTGTAGACCGCGTCGTAGAAGAACTCCGCGCTGACGGGTGAACTGTCGAGCGGCGGGACGAACTGCGTGGAGATGTCGGACTGGATGACCTCGATGGCGTGTCCACCCTCCAGCGGCAGGATCCGCGAGCTCTCGACTTCCGCCGCGGCCGACCCGGGACCGGTCACGGCGGCCACGACGGCGACCACCCCCACC
This region of Rhodococcus sp. Z13 genomic DNA includes:
- a CDS encoding purine-nucleoside phosphorylase, which translates into the protein MGVPDQTFDPAAAAEAAAAALAERTGVPEHSVAVVLGSGWRAAVDSFGAPVATVPMSELPGFLPPTAAGHPGEVHSVRVGDKSVLVLAGRIHAYEGHDLSRVVHPVRTAVAAGARTVILTNAAGGIDPEFAVGEPVLISDHLNLTGRSPLVGAQFVDLVDAYSADLRALAREFDPSLREGVYAGLPGPHYETPAEIRMLRTLGADLVGMSTVHETIAARAAGARVLAVSLVTNAAAGITGEHLDHAEVLAAGRAAATRMGDLLRELAARL
- a CDS encoding phospho-sugar mutase; this translates as MTLRFGTAGLRGPVGEGPDCMNVPVVVRTTAGLASWLIMQGHAGGTVVVGRDARTGSAEFHTAAAEVLAAAGFDVVALGRPLPTPVTAFAVRALGAVAGVQITASHNPAADNGYKVYLSDGAQLLSPADREIEAAIDAAPAAEDVPRTPVASRGDELVERYLARVAGLPRSPHRTLRIALTALHGVGGETAVAALRAAGFGDVHVVESQFHPDPAFPTVAFPNPEEPGATDAVLALAAEVEADLALALDPDADRCAVGVPTAQGWRMLRGDDTGVLLGDRILAASPPGSLVATTIVSSTLLSRLAAARGARFAQTLTGFKWLARAGEGLVYAYEEAIGHCVDPDAVRDKDGIATAVVAADYAAELKAAGRTLTDALVDLHREFGVHVGGQVSLRVDDPARIDAVMDRLRTAPPDRLADEAVTFTDLAATDGPLRTDALVFEGATLRVVVRPSGTEPKLKFYLEVVDERDRPAAEATLEVLRGWAASLG
- a CDS encoding MspA family porin, which gives rise to MGVVAVVAAVTGPGSAAAEVESSRILPLEGGHAIEVIQSDISTQFVPPLDSSPVSAEFFYDAVYTIRITGPEAAAFTGTSVVAGFQVGYPVALPGGGITLYTPGLEWGVESGGGVDLGLAEGFSLGLNAEAIGPIGGEPEDTEVAVGGDVGIAPEVSLNVGAESLGILGGDIIPSQEAEILLEPGGITDVPILEGVAFDGPETTIHIAGVHASISGVVGPVNVRPYLKAITSNGDTVVTYGPPHTM